From Aedes albopictus strain Foshan chromosome 1, AalbF5, whole genome shotgun sequence, one genomic window encodes:
- the LOC134285830 gene encoding uncharacterized protein LOC134285830 produces the protein MDLNQLTPEEIDFELLLRNTTGIRGKNLEWKISRLQQLLDSEQDGSPAPRYSSHVVSDMDSIYHCQTTISPIFHALNAAFKQQNEAQVTSLRSRLLHYKFRLSLITEATILDEAKKSLTKICNALHQIDEFLNDKNIEHQSDTKDPEDLPSDPETLKRLKIAQLQSSIDEADKQQKVLQQELQRTIQDGQVPQRSPDQDNVFSTLQQQQNPNPTKSQQQHGLTQQYSQEILDPLQHPTLSGQHQQQQTEQSQQRGFQPEQRLHLLLNQMQLQQQQLEQQLRQEQQRRQQLEWQLQHQQHQQSVAAVQQQANYAPNYTYGSISGYWGPQNQRESGIAQEPQRTGLTPPVGVPSRPNTPRTSNQPANSNRFLQPVHKWPFEYAGENNIVKLGEFLNQVNTYAVTEGMDDQALLRSIKHLLKGRALQWYTRSYLDLTTWEIFKAEIKQEFLPPNYSEIVKQDLYLRFQGPNEPFTNFYRDLVAAFEIIDPPITESEKLFILKSHLNSDFSPIASASRSGSVRELVSVCKDFEVSRSYAIRGRASTAARPEVSAFQRPAPNRIDRNPVNNVNRFPMNRQPFGIAQVNMMELNQDNEEDLDLGNIRERKAFQQDIALRNELAMNVVEEVNAMRTQNDWRARPADNILEVPVRESSNRDLATAVVCWQCDNPGHTYLRCPNPKRFLFCYSCGKKGCTTRNCDACILRWRQLETQNALQVPGNRNWENPQ, from the coding sequence ATGGATCTGAACCAGCTGACCCCGGAGGAGATTGATTTCGAGCTCCTGTTACGAAACACTACGGGAATTCGAGGAAAGAACTTGGAATGGAAGATTTCGCGGCTGCAACAGCTGCTGGACAGTGAGCAGGATGGATCACCGGCACCAAGGTATTCATCGCATGTGGTTTCGGACATGGACAGCATTTACCACTGCCAAACAACAATTTCGCCGATTTTCCACGCTCTCAATGCAGCTTTTAAGCAGCAAAATGAAGCGCAGGTGACTTCGTTGCGATCGAGACTACTGCACTACAAATTCAGGCTCTCGCTTATAACCGAAGCCACGATTTTGGACGAAGCCAAAAAATCGTTGACAAAGATTTGCAACGCTCTGCACCAAATTGACGAGTTCCTGAACGACAAAAACATAGAACACCAGAGCGACACAAAGGATCCGGAAGATCTTCCAAGCGACCCGGAGACACTGAAGCGGCTAAAGATCGCACAGCTGCAATCGAGCATCGACGAGGCAGATAAGCAGCAAAAGGTGTTACAACAAGAGCTTCAACGAACGATACAGGATGGGCAGGTTCCTCAGCGATCACCAGATCAGGACAACGTGTTTTCGACGCTGCAGCAACAACAGAACCCGAATCCAACAAAATCACAGCAGCAACACGGTTTGACTCAGCAATATTCGCAAGAGATTCTCGATCCGCTTCAGCATCCAACACTCTCAGGACAACATCAACAGCAGCAAACAGAACAATCACAACAGCGAGGTTTCCAACCAGAGCAGCGCCTACATTTGTTGCTGAATCAAATGCAGTTGCAGCAACAACAACTAGAACAACAGCTGCGGCAGGAGCAGCAGAGGCGGCAGCAGCTGGAATGGCAGTTACAACACCAACAGCACCAACAAAGCGTGGCAGCAGTGCAACAGCAGGCGAACTATGCGCCAAACTATACCTATGGATCCATTTCGGGATACTGGGGTCCTCAAAACCAGAGAGAGTCTGGAATAGCCCAGGAACCACAACGAACCGGCCTTACTCCACCGGTAGGAGTTCCGTCCAGACCCAACACACCCAGAACATCCAATCAACCGGCCAATTCTAATCGATTCTTACAACCAGTGCACAAATGGCCTTTTGAATACGCCGGCGAGAACAACATAGTAAAGCTGGGAGAGTTCTTAAATCAAGTAAACACTTACGCGGTCACAGAGGGCATGGACGATCAAGCCCTGCTTCGTTCCATCAAGCATTTACTGAAGGGTCGGGCTCTTCAGTGGTACACGCGGTCATACCTCGACCTTACGACATGGGAGATCTTTAAGGCTGAAATCAAACAAGAGTTTCTGCCTCCCAACTACTCCGAGATTGTAAAACAGGATCTGTACTTGCGTTTCCAAGGTCCAAACGAACCCTTTACGAACTTCTACAGAGATCTAGTAGCGGCCTTCGAGATCATAGATCCTCCAATAACTGAATCCGAGAAATTGTTTATCTTGAAATCCCACCTGAACTCAGACTTCTCACCAATCGCTTCAGCATCCCGCTCTGGCAGCGTGCGAGAATTAGTATCAGTTTGCAAGGATTTTGAAGTCTCACGCTCCTATGCCATACGGGGACGTGCTTCTACAGCAGCGCGACCGGAAGTCTCAGCATTTCAGCGACCAGCACCTAATCGAATCGATCGCAATCCAGTCAACAACGTGAATCGCTTCCCCATGAACAGACAACCGTTTGGGATAGCGCAAGTCAACATGATGGAGCTGAACCAAGACAACGAGGAAGATCTGGATTTGGGAAACATCAGAGAGCGAAAGGCATTCCAACAGGACATTGCTCTTCGAAATGAATTGGCAATGAATGTGGTTGAAGAAGTGAACGCAATGCGAACACAAAACGACTGGAGAGCAAGGCCAGCGGACAACATTTTGGAGGTTCCAGTAAGAGAAAGCAGCAACAGAGACTTGGCGACGGCGGTCGTATGCTGGCAATGTGATAATCCCGGTCACACCTACCTAAGATGCCCAAATCCAAAGCGTTTCCTATTCTGTTATAGCTGTGGAAAGAAGGGTTGCACCACACGCAATTGTGATGCCTGCATCCTTCGCTGGAGGCAGTTGGAGACACAGAACGCCCTTCAGGTTCCGGGAAACCGAAACTGGGAGAACCCGCAGTAA